TGCCCACCGGCTCGCTGGCAGCCTGCGGGGCGAACCGCAGGATGTCCAACGCGTCGGAGGCGTCCTTGCCCCGGATCAGGTCGATCACACGACGCGCCTTCATGGGCGTGACGCGGACGAACTTGGCGGTGGCGCGGGCGGTGAGCTGCTGCTCCTCCTGCGCCGTGCCTTCGGCGGTCTTCCTGGTATCTGTGCTCATCGACGCTTACTCTTCCGATCGTCCTTGATGTGCCCCTTGAACGTGCGCGTCGGCGCGAACTCGCCGAGCTTGTGACCCACCATGGAGTCGGACACGAACACGGGCACATGCTTGCGGCCATCATGGACGGCGAACGTGTGGCCGATGAAATCGGGCAGGATCGTCGAGCGACGCGACCAGGTCTTGATGACCTGATGAGTACCCTTGTCGTTCTGCGCGTCCACCTTCGCGAGGAGGTGCTCGTCGACGAACGGACCCTTCTTGAGACTACGAGGCATCCTAGTTTCCCTCCTTAACGCTTCTTACCGGTGCGACGGCGACGGACAATCATCTTGTCGCTCGCCTTATTGGGCTTGCGGGTCCGGCCCTCGGGCTGGCCCCACGGGCTGACGGGGTGACGTCCACCGGACGTCTTACCCTCGCCACCACCGTGCGGG
This Dietzia psychralcaliphila DNA region includes the following protein-coding sequences:
- the rpsS gene encoding 30S ribosomal protein S19; amino-acid sequence: MPRSLKKGPFVDEHLLAKVDAQNDKGTHQVIKTWSRRSTILPDFIGHTFAVHDGRKHVPVFVSDSMVGHKLGEFAPTRTFKGHIKDDRKSKRR